The Ptiloglossa arizonensis isolate GNS036 chromosome 13, iyPtiAriz1_principal, whole genome shotgun sequence genome window below encodes:
- the Vglut gene encoding vesicular glutamate transporter: protein MSGIAAAGLAAFDSIKSKASQKFTGFRRSNAGYEEFEMPREGSKDNQGFDGERAYSRQASFESLPEHERPPLRHIDTYCKPECPCLSKRYTIATLACIGFIISFGMRCNMGMAKLVMKNSTTEDNHTLVYNWTVTTESALDSSFFWGYLVTQVPGGFLASLYPANRIFGAAIAASSFLNLLVPGALKLDPVVDMCVQILKGLVEGVTYPACHGIWKYWAPPLERSRLATLAFCGSYGAIVIGMPLSGYLSNWFGWTASFYFYGVCGLIWYCFWLWLTFEKPSKHPCISTRELRYIEDSLGQGQAQLPMPTFSTTPWRKFLTSMPVYAIIVANFCRSWNFYLLVLYQPRFMHESFGMPLVETGLIGSLPHLLMTTIVPCGGLLADHLRKRGILTTTNVRKLFNCGGFGMEAFFFLVVANATTHKNGTAATVALAIGVACSGFAISGFNVNHLDIAPRYASILMGMSNGIGTIAGLLVPFFVDNITEKKDTQSWKNVFIIAACVHIFGVTFYGIFCSGELQPWADPTLEEQKSWNAMDDFGQTKPPVPPPPMTTQSNFIKQPSMGGGATDDWDNYDQQTPADNTYVQQDKPAISYGSTETNSNPFHSTNPFTSDVNASLVQPPMKDDYTYDAMKNQQWN from the exons ATGTCCGGAATCGCGGCGGCGGGCCTCGCGGCCTTCGACTCCATCAAGTCCAAAGCGTCGCAAAAATTTACTGG GTTCAGAAGGAGCAATGCCGGCTACGAGGAATTTGAGATGCCCCGCGAGGGTAGCAAAGACAATCAGGGGTTCGATGGCGAGAGGGCATATAGTAGACAAGCCTCGTTCGAATCACTTCCGGAACACGAAAGGCCCCCATTGCGTCACATCGATACTTACTGCAAGCCAGAATGTCCCTGTTTATCAAAAAGATACACCATCGCAACGTTGGCTTGCATAG GATTCATCATTTCGTTCGGTATGAGGTGTAACATGGGTATGGCGAAGCTGGTTATGAAGAACAGCACTACGGAGGACAACCACACCCTCGTGTACAATTGGACGGTCACCACGGAGAGTGCCCTCGATTCGTCCTTCTTCTGGGGCTACCTGGTGACCCAAGTGCCCGGAGGATTTCTAGCTTCCCTGTACCCCGCGAACAGAATATTCGGCGCTGCGATCGCCGCGTCCTCGTTCTTGAACTTGTTGGTACCCGGGGCGTTGAAGCTAGATCCGGTCGTCGATATGTGCGTGCAAATCTTGAAAGGATTGGTCGAG GGTGTCACGTATCCAGCCTGCCACGGTATTTGGAAGTATTGGGCCCCACCATTGGAGAGATCGCGTTTGGCGACATTGGCATTTTGCGGCTCTTACGGCGCGATAGTCATAGGGATGCCACTGTCGGGCTACTTGAGCAATTGGTTCGGATGGACGGCATCGTTTTATTTCTACG gtgtttgcggattgatctggTACTGTTTCTGGCTGTGGTTGACCTTCGAGAAGCCGTCCAAACATCCCTGCATTTCGACACGCGAGCTCCGCTACATCGAAGATTCTCTTGGCCAAGGACAAGCGCAATTACCTATGCCAACGTTCTCCACGACGCCATGGCGGAAGTTCTTGACATCTATGCCCGTGTACGCTATCATCGTCGCCAACTTCTGTAGATCTTGGAATTTCTATCTGCTGGTGCTGTATCAGCCACGATTTATGCACGAGTCATTTGGCATGCCTCTGGTCGAA ACCGGTTTGATCGGTTCGCTTCCACACTTGCTGATGACAACGATCGTGCCTTGCGGTGGTTTGCTCGCCGATCATCTTCGTAAACGGGGTATACTGACGACCACCAACGTTCGAAAACTCTTCAACTGCGGTGGTTTCGGTATGGAGGCGTTCTTTTTCCTAGTGGTTGCCAACGCGACCACGCACAAAAATGGTACAGCGGCGACCGTTGCTCTCGCGATCGGTGTCGCTTGCAGCGGTTTCGCCATTTCCGGTTTCAACGTCAACCACTTGGACATCGCGCCCAGATACGCCAGTATTTTGATGGGGATGTCGAACGGGATCGGTACCATAGCGGGACTCCTGGTACCTTTCTTCGTGGATAACATCACGGAGAAGAAG GACACTCAGAGTTGGAAGAACGTCTTCATCATAGCTGCCTGTGTACACATCTTCGGTGTGACGTTCTACGGGATCTTTTGTTCCGGGGAACTGCAACCGTGGGCCGATCCCACACTAGAAGAGCAAAAGAGTTGGAACGCAATGGACGATTTTGGACAGACGAAACCACCGGTTCCGCCACCGCCGATGACCACACAGTCCAACTTCATT AAGCAACCATCCATGGGTGGAGGTGCGACCGACGACTGGGACAATTACGATCAACAAACACCCGCAGACAATACGTACGTCCAGCAGGATAAACCAGCAATTAGCTACGGATCAACAGAAACGAATAGCAACCCATTCCATTCGACGAATCCTTTCACCAGCGATGTTAACGCGTCTTTGGTACAACCGCCGATGAAGGACGACTACACGTACGACGCGATGAAGAACCAACAGTGGAATTAA
- the LOC143153640 gene encoding uncharacterized protein LOC143153640 codes for MGPEGVSRANNNGGFDFDKCCRYIDWIKPILGTSLENRIYSGLEELVCTQNSPNANRLSCVNGCLDAATEWIDYLDACCAKNIEARDAMIKKAIEYLVEDGLVTHFVDTGTLNNRTNRMVCQEPDSTITEKNIWKNMNVWRFINEKDYWLCQDCADVSPIGTSLEPSPGINSEIIERTINNRNSDLEVEVGSRTNETPAPSNSQRKHCDRYSLSDQTIANANSSKLPVYQRHSSPFNETEVHPRTNCSKKSRATMTCNCDLTKVPRKSSKLRVFVHKTTNTSRSTIPNPPKATSLSLPCKPSHLIVRIFEADPSLSDSCLVLMRRKFENSVRNVCSCLNDVLGKLEDAMIRELRLGCKIRSGRIDLNLRRQGSPKDRLFLARLPTCRNVHKRVTRLGTMDDHRSLQNSSENVRPPKDSEVYVDSCKDVTINETYDAKKEPCLSTSRNVHKCVTRLGTMDDHRSLQNSSENVRPPKHSEVYVDSFKDVTINETYDAKKEPCLPTSRNVHKRVTHFGTMADHHSSLQTSYQNVRPPKYSEVYVDVCDDVIRIKETDGGKKKPCLPTSRSIQNRVTRLGTVADRVSLRTPNENVRPPRDSEVFVNGCRNDALKTNNGTDVRKKCVTFYSPCSNNDSTEENEIRYQIQIEEYRDKKVTEKEMDFVWTGNTTKGVDQSSSCFARARGLEKSESSDIDSETESIRSSARVRNFERVLFLRENEEPCPVDTKMNDISEDRSFANPEKRTSSTSDSDCCSDSLQETPRDVVSQETESPLEVCSPEQCLCHVFCVDDDDTGKRETSDEPVARTEEVENFEGNRAERVHDCRSGETESKTKRTSSRTEEDVSRTGASFLRSGSSVGRLERNVPEIEKGTSSLLKTNNPEETNDTRRTRKEARVEENVSGTRNESERTEKLGANCIYDTKCSRCGKDLSDVEASDAELVNFIDTRPEGTGKDLEVSKISNSRTEVSKISNLRTEVPKISNSRTEVPKMSNSRTEETKECSSTRQPSKCKTSSVVDADVVASIRNRSHGRFPLTEFPRKSRKINGRSRLVDEDADRRAVSATRVNTKQFARRSNASTDRESFSEDLCTYMSRETHARPRLGKSRRSRRFATRPSSRSANNLRRIDTKTKEEVVPDRGAKEGNILATFTRHKRRFWKGSIVPGNLCASFPAASIDRIKHLIRKKLRRLLLEERDKGTSTSKTFLKNDRYLVSISSVKLNEVRTIRECRPEIAPSFRPVRNRTAIGEPEATFVVNNFEKGGKYTTDEVGNRRGRRILKKARVSNVSRISNQERASNDTRRSIDERHESTETDIRARTRTSCCDYGGYGRRSSVASLVSTRVLFLKDDPERCSGDVREKQTNGACSDKLLDQRARNSKREKFQTHFHGDFRFDRDSRRSGRNRCGCEFFARDQNRNRNLFRRVILDGVESRTSSQDSRPFDDRSFDYLENSDKDFSRVFGDYERCMNNLGADFRWKLLQYVALCRSVKDSLINRLRSDEVYEGSPRAPCSEARWTTRTDYSIPR; via the exons ATGGGACCGGAG GGTGTATCTCGCGCGAACAACAATGGGGGTTTCGATTTCGATAAATGCTGCCGGTACATCGACTGGATCAAGCCGATTCTCGGGACCAGTTTGGAGAACAGAATCTACTCGGGGCTGGAAGAGCTCGTGTGCACACAGAATTCACCGAACGCGAATCGTTTGTCATGCGTGAACGGATGCCTGGACGCGGCTACCGAATGGATCGATTATTTGGACGCGTGCTGCGCAAAGAATATCGAAGCCCGTGACGCGATGATCAAGAAAGCGATCGAGTATCTCGTCGAAGACGGCCTGGTGACACACTTCGTCGATACGGGGACTCTTAACAACAGAACGAACAGAATGGTGTGCCAGGAGCCCGATTCCACGATCACCGAGAAGAATATTTGGAAGAACATGAACGTCTGGAGGTTTATTAACGAGAAGGATTATTGGTTGTGTCAGGATTGCGC aGACGTCTCTCCGATCGGTACGAGCTTGGAGCCATCCCCGGGAATCAATTCGGAAATTATCGAACGTACGATCAACAATCGTAACAGCGATCTGGAGGTAGAAGTTGGCTCAAGGACGAACGAAACACCAGCACCGAGCAACTCGCAACGAAAACACTGTGATCGTTACTCTCTCTCTGATCAAACCATCGCCAACGCCAACTCCTCGAAGCTACCGGTCTATCAACGACACTCGTCCCCGTTCAACGAAACCGAAGTTCATCCACGAACGAACTGTTCGAAAAAATCACGAGCCACGATGACCTGCAACTGCGATCTGACCAAAGTTCCACGAAAAAGCTCCAAACTCAGGGTGTTTGTTCACAAAACGACGAACACCAGTCGTTCAACGATCCCGAATCCACCGAAAGCGACCAGTCTCTCCTTACCCTGTAAACCGAGTCACctgatcgttcgaatattcgaggcaGATCCATCGTTATCGGATTCTTGTCTGGTTCTAATGAGGAGGAAGTTCGAGAACAGTGTACGCAATGTTTGTTCCTGTTTGAACGACGTCCTGGGGAAATTGGAGGACGCGATGATCAGAGAGCTGCGGCTCGGTTGTAAAATCCGATCGGGTCGTATCGATTTGAACCTTCGACGTCAAGGATCGCCGAAGGATCGGTTATTCCTGGCTCGTCTGCCCACCTGTCGCAACGTTCACAAACGTGTCACTCGTCTTGGGACAATGGACGATCACAGGAGCTTGCAAAATTCGAGTGAAAACGTTCGACCCCCGAAAGACTCCGAAGTCTACGTCGACAGTTGCAAAGAcgtaacgatcaacgaaacataCGATGCAAAAAAGGAACCGTGTCTGTCGACTAGTCGCAATGTTCACAAATGTGTCACTCGTCTTGGGACAATGGACGATCACAGGAGCTTGCAAAATTCGAGTGAAAACGTTCGACCTCCGAAACACTCCGAAGTCTACGTCGACAGTTTCAAAGAcgtaacgatcaacgaaacgtacGATGCAAAAAAGGAACCGTGTCTGCCGACTAGTCGCAATGTTCACAAACGTGTCACTCATTTTGGGACAATGGCCGATCATCACAGTAGCTTGCAAACTTCGTACCAAAACGTACGTCCTCCGAAATACTCCGAAGTCTACGTCGATGTTTGCGACGATGTGATaaggatcaaagaaacagatggtggaaaaaagaaaccatGTCTGCCGACTAGTCGCAGTATTCAGAATCGCGTCACTCGTCTCGGGACCGTGGCCGATCGCGTGAGCTTACGAACTCCAAATGAAAACGTTCGTCCACCGAGAGATTCTGAGGTCTTTGTCAACGGTTGTCGCAACGATGCACTGAAAACGAACAACGGAACAGACGTTAGAAAGAAATGCGTCACTTTCTATTCACCGTGCTCCAACAACGATTCGACGGAAGAGAACGAAATTAGATATCAAATCCAAATCGAGGAATATCGCGACAAAAAGGTGACGGAGAAGGAGATGGATTTCGTGTGGACCGGAAACACGACGAAGGGAGTTGACCAATCGTCTTCGTGTTTCGCGAGAGCTCGTGGATTGGAGAAGTCCGAGTCCTCCGATATCGACAGCGAAACGGAAAGCATTCGATCGAGCGCACGTGTTCGTAATTTCGAACGGGTGCTCTTCTTACGCGAAAATGAAGAACCTTGTCCAGTTGACACGAAGATGAACGATATATCCGaggatcgatcgttcgcgaatccCGAGAAGAGGACATCGTCCACGTCTGATAGCGATTGTTGCTCCGACAGCTTGCAAGAGACACCTCGGGACGTTGTTTCGCAAGAAACTGAATCACCGTTAGAAGTTTGCAGCCCGGAGCAATGTCTCTGTCATGTTTTTTGCGTTGACGACGACGACACCGGTAAACGTGAAACGAGCGATGAACCCGTTGCTCGTACCGAGGaggtggaaaattttgaaggtaatCGAGCGGAAAGAGTTCACGACTGTCGTTCCGGGGAGACCGAGTCGAAGACGAAGAGAACCTCTTCGCGGACCGAAGAAGACGTTTCGAGAACTGGGGCGAGCTTTCTACGGAGCGGCAGCAGCGTCGGTCGGCTGGAAAGAAACGTTCCGGAGATAGAAAAAGGAACTTCGAGTTTATTAAAAACGAATAATCCCGAAGAGACCAACGATACGCGTCGAACGAGAAAGGAGGCTCGCGTCGAGGAAAACGTCTCGGGGACGAGAAACGAATCGGAGAGAACCGAGAAACTCGGCGCGAATTGTATCTACGATACAAAATGTTCCCGTTGCGGTAAGGATCTATCCGATGTGGAGGCGAGTGATGCCGAACTGGTGAATTTCATCGATACCAGGCCCGAAGGAACTGGTAAGGATCTCGAggtttcgaaaatatcgaattCACGTACCGAggtttcgaaaatatcgaatttaCGCACCGAGGTTCCGAAAATATCGAATTCACGCACCGAGGTTCCGAAAATGTCGAATTCACGCACCGAGGAAACGAAAGAATGTTCATCGACGCGTCAGCCTTCGAAGTGTAAAACATCGAGCGTCGTCGACGCGGACGTAGTAGCGTCTATTCGGAATCGATCCCACGGAAGGTTCCCGTTAACCGAGTTTCCACGAAAATCTCGAAAAATCAACGGACGGAGTCGTCTGGTCGACGAGGATGCCGATCGAAGGGCTGTATCCGCGACGAGGGTGAATACGAAACAGTTTGCGCGTCGATCGAACGCTTCCACGGACCGAGAGAGCTTCTCCGAGGATTTGTGTACCTACAT GAGCCGCGAGACGCACGCGAGACCGAGGCTAGGGAAGTCGAGGCGCTCCAGACGCTTCGCGACTCGTCCGTCATCGCGTTCCGCGAACAATCTCCGTAGGATCGATACCAAGACGAAAGAAGAGGTCGTACCGGATCGCGGAGCGAAAGAAGGGAACATTTTGGCGACCTTTACCCGCCACAAGAGACGCTTCTGGAAAGGTTCGATCGTTCCCGGTAACTTGTGCGCCTCCTTTCCAgcggcgtcgatcgatcgaatcaagCACCTGATACGTAAAAAGCTCCGCAGACTGTTGCTAGAGGAACGCGACAAGGGGACCAGCACGTCGAAAACGTTTCTAAAGAACGACAGATACCTCGTGAGCATCTCGAGCGTGAAGCTGAACGAGGTACGAACGATTCGCGAGTGTCGTCCCGAGATTGCCCCGTCTTTCCGTCCGGTGAGAAATCGAACCGCGATTGGAGAACCGGAGGCGACTTTCGTGGTAAATAACTTCGAGAAAGGTGGGAAGTACACCACGGATGAGGTCGGGAATAGACGTGGTCGAAGAATCCTCAAGAAGGCGAgagtatcgaacgtttcgaggatTTCGAACCAGGAACGTGCGTCTAACGATACGCgcagatcgatcgacgaaagacaCGAATCTACGGAAACCGATATTAGGGCAAGGACTCGGACATCCTGTTGCGATTACGGTGGCTACGGTAGACGTTCCAGCGTAGCGTCATTGGTCTCCACGCGAGTACTGTTCCTCAAAGACGACCCGGAGCGGTGTTCGGGCGACGTGAGAGAGAAGCAAACCAATGGCGCGTGTAGCGACAAGCTGCTCGACCAGAGAGCTCGGaattcgaaacgagagaaattccAGACACATTTCCACGgagattttcgtttcgatcgagattcgaggaGATCGGGCCGGAATCGTTGCGGTTGCGAGTTTTTCGCCCGCGACCAGAACCGAAACAGAAATCTGTTTCGCAGAGTGATCCTCGACGGTGTCGAGAGCCGTACGAGCTCCCAGGATTCGAGACCGTttgacgatcgttcgttcgattacCTCGAGAACAGCGACAAGGATTTCTCCAGAGTGTTCGGTGATTACGAGAGATGCATGAACAATCTCGGCGCGGACTTCAGGTGGAAATTGTTGCAGTACGTGGCGCTTTGCAGGAGCGTGAAAGACTCTTTGATAAATAGGCTACGGTCAGACGAGGTTTACGAGGGCAGCCCACGAGCTCCGTGCAGCGAAGCACGATGGACAACGCGCACCGATTACTCGATTCCTCGATGA